The following is a genomic window from Nitrososphaerales archaeon.
CTGGTTCGTGTCGTGGCCGAGAACTCGTACACCTGCGAGAGCGTCAGGGCGTTCAGCTCCTTCGGGACCAAACCGCGTTCATAGGCGAGTTTGACTATGCTGCGCCCCTCTGGCGTGTCGTCGTACCAAGAAGAAAGGAACGCCGCCTCGCCAACTTCCCTGATCGAATGGTCACCCAGGGGGACGAACTCGGTCGCCTGCCTGTTTCCTACAGTTATGGTTCCGGTCTTGTCGAGCAGTATCACGTCTGTGTCTCCCGCTGTCTCGATTGCCTTCCCTGATTTCGCCACCATCTTCCTCCTGAAGAGCCTGGAGACTCCGGAGAGCCCTATAGCGGGGAGGAGGGCGCCTATCGTTGTCGGCAGAAGACAGACGTAGAGGGCAATCATGACGGAGAGGTCCCCGCCCAGATTGAGGGCGGCTGAGACGCCGACGAGGGAGGCGACTATGATGCTGAAGATCGCTGTGAGGCCGATTAGGACCATCGTTACTGCCTGCTCGTTCGGAGTCTTGGGTCTCTTGGCAGCCTCGACCAACTTGATCATCTTGCTGATGTACGACTCCTCGGGGTTGACAGTCACCCTTGCCGTCAGGGTGTCGCTGAGCAAGGTCGAGCCCCCAATCAGGACGTCTCCTGGCGCCTTCTTGACAGGGGTGGACTCTCCCGTCATGAGAGACTCGTCCAGCATCGCGATTCCTTCCAGAACTTCGGCGTCTATCGGGACGAGGTCGCCCTTCTCGAGGAGGATGAGGTCGCCCCTGCGGAGACTGGATGAAGGAGTTGGGATTACCTTCTGTGACCATTGCTCTCTTACCACCTTCTTGCTTACCACCTCGCTCTCAAGGCTCCTCAGACTGTGCGCGGTGTTCCTGGCCTGGTGCTCGGCGAGCGAGTCAGAAAGTGTGCTGAACCAGACCGTGAGTAGCAGAATGGCGGCTACCTCGATGTAGAAGTTCGTGTCCTGGAGGCTCGACAGAGGGAGGAAGCCCCTCGGGTAGATGGCCATCGCGGCCACGACGAAAAAGGTCGCCTCGACAATGAACATGACAGGGTTTGAAATCAAGGAGACGGGGTTCAGCCTGACTAGGGAATCTCTGAGGACAACTCCGGTGATCATGGAGCGCCGCAGTCTGCCCTCTCTGGGCGCCGCTCCGGACTGCGTGGGCTGGCTAGCCAAGGCTGTTCACCTGTCCTTGGAAGTACTGGAGTATGGGACCGAGCGCGAGGAATGGAAAGAAGGTGAGGGCGACCAGCACCAGGATGCTGCCGACGAGCACGATGGAGAAGACGAGGCTATCTGTCTTGAGGCCAACCTCTGGGCTCCTCTTCCTTCCGATCATCGAGCCGGCAAGGGCGAGCAAGATTCCAATTGGTGCATAACGTCCTAGGAAGATCACTATGGCCGTCGAGATGTTGAAGAACGGAGTGTTGGCAGCTGCACCGAGGAAGTCCGAGCCGTTGTTTGCAGCAGCGCTCGTGAACTCGTAGAGCACCCGGGTGAAACCTATGGAATCGGCCTGTAGGCCCATCTGCGCCGCCGCTCCGGTCGCGAACGCAAGGACAGTGGGTATGAGTATTATGAGTGGATGGACGAGGAACGCAATCATGACGAGCTTGACGTCTCGCGCAGTAATCTTGATGCCGAGATACTCAGGGGTTCTCCCGGACATGAGGCCCACAACGAACACGGTAATCACGATGAACATTATCATGTACATCAGCCCAACTCCCTTGCCGCCCGGCGTCGCCTGAATCAGCATCCCCATGAAAGCGGCCAATATGGTCAGTGGGTGCATGGCCGCAAGCTGGGTGTTTACTGAACCGGTGGTGACCGCAGTAGTGACCACCGTCCAGAACGCAGAGAAGAACCCTCCGAATCTGGTCTCTATGCCGGGTCCCAGCGGTATCGTCGGGATGAAGGCGATGACCAGGTCGATCGCGAACAAGGAGTACGCGCCTATCATGATAGGCCTGTACTCGCGCTTCTTGCCGAGAAGCTCTCCGAAGACGAAGATCAGGGCGGTCGGCAGAAGAAGCATCAACGATATCTCAAGCACATCGCTCACAGGATTGGGGTTCTGGAACGGGTATGCGGAGTTCGCGCCGTAGTAGCCGCCGCCGTTGGTGCCTAGCTGCATTATCGACACGAGCGAGGCGACCGGACCGATGAGGATTGACTGCGTCGCTCCCTGAATGGTTGTAACCGTCTTGTATCCGTTGAGGCTTTGTGGGATTCCCAGCCAAACAAGTAGGAGGGCTGCGACGACGCACAGGGGAATCAGAAGCCGGGTGAGGCTCCTAACGAAGTCGACGTAGAAGTTGCCCAGGTCCTTGGAGCCGACGATGAAGCCACGCACCATCGCGACCCCCATGCAAATGCCAGTCGCTGCCGAGGTGAACTGCAGGAACTGAATCGCGGACATTTGGCTCAGGTACGAAAGCGTGGTCTCTCCGTTGTAGTGCTGGAGGTTCGTGTTGGTAGCGAAGGAGACCACGGTGTTGAGGGCCAGGTCCCAGTTCATCCCCGAGAAGCCTTGCGGGTTCAGAGGCAGAATCCCTTGGTAGGAGAGTACCAGGAACGCGATAGCCATCTGCACTATGTTGAGGAAGAGCCCTGACAGGAAGTACTCCTTCCAGCCCATGACGTGGAGAGGGTCCACGCCAATCACTCTGTAGAGCGCGTTTTCGACAGGATTCAGGAACCTGTCGAGTCTGCTGGGGGCGCGCGTGAATACTCGGGCGACATAAGGAGACAGAAGCTTAGCTACGACTAGTGTGCCGCCTAGAATCAGGATGACGAACGTAGCTTGGAGTAGATTGATCATTTTCTTGGAAACCTCGAGGATTCATGGCGTCGTGCATGGCCGACTCCGATTTCGGCACTTCCTACTGACGTTGCAGGCGGGGGGTCTTCGGCCCGTCTCCGTTGTATCGGGGACCCTTGTGCGCGTGCAGAACAACGGAAGTGACTGTGCTCTTGATGCCTCTGATCTTCATTATCTTGTTCTTCAGGACTTCCCTGAACTCCTCGATATCGCTCGCAGAGACAAGGCAGACAATGTCAAACTCTCCCGTCACCTCGTACATCTCCTCAAGGTCAGGGAGCTCCTTTAGAGCGCTAACTACATCGTCCATCAGGGGCGATTCTACGAAGATGTCGACGAAGGCGAGTAGACGAGACAATTCCGTTCATCGGAGCC
Proteins encoded in this region:
- a CDS encoding Lrp/AsnC ligand binding domain-containing protein, which translates into the protein MSRLLAFVDIFVESPLMDDVVSALKELPDLEEMYEVTGEFDIVCLVSASDIEEFREVLKNKIMKIRGIKSTVTSVVLHAHKGPRYNGDGPKTPRLQRQ
- a CDS encoding HAD-IC family P-type ATPase, encoding MASQPTQSGAAPREGRLRRSMITGVVLRDSLVRLNPVSLISNPVMFIVEATFFVVAAMAIYPRGFLPLSSLQDTNFYIEVAAILLLTVWFSTLSDSLAEHQARNTAHSLRSLESEVVSKKVVREQWSQKVIPTPSSSLRRGDLILLEKGDLVPIDAEVLEGIAMLDESLMTGESTPVKKAPGDVLIGGSTLLSDTLTARVTVNPEESYISKMIKLVEAAKRPKTPNEQAVTMVLIGLTAIFSIIVASLVGVSAALNLGGDLSVMIALYVCLLPTTIGALLPAIGLSGVSRLFRRKMVAKSGKAIETAGDTDVILLDKTGTITVGNRQATEFVPLGDHSIREVGEAAFLSSWYDDTPEGRSIVKLAYERGLVPKELNALTLSQVYEFSATTRTSGVKLADSGGFSLPKSGKEFEQRGRFSRKLADSVVGTLPTGEVEIIKGAPDAIKKLASFPESFDAVADQISADGDTPIAITRGAEVLGMIRLKDVLKPDIKDRVRAVKAMGIRPVMITGDQPLTAKSIAREVGIDEFVPQAKPADKYDIVQREQAQSRIVAMIGDGTNDAPALAAADVGLAMNSGTEPAKEAANMVDLESNPAKIIDVVMLGKQLLMTRGAVTTFSIANDVAKYFAIVPVLFAAAIPQLQALNVLQLGLNSAVLSALIFNAVIIPLLIPLAMRGVAFRPADTMSIFLRNTLVYGVGGVVAPFVGIKAIDILLSLGHL
- the kdpA gene encoding potassium-transporting ATPase subunit KdpA, with translation MINLLQATFVILILGGTLVVAKLLSPYVARVFTRAPSRLDRFLNPVENALYRVIGVDPLHVMGWKEYFLSGLFLNIVQMAIAFLVLSYQGILPLNPQGFSGMNWDLALNTVVSFATNTNLQHYNGETTLSYLSQMSAIQFLQFTSAATGICMGVAMVRGFIVGSKDLGNFYVDFVRSLTRLLIPLCVVAALLLVWLGIPQSLNGYKTVTTIQGATQSILIGPVASLVSIMQLGTNGGGYYGANSAYPFQNPNPVSDVLEISLMLLLPTALIFVFGELLGKKREYRPIMIGAYSLFAIDLVIAFIPTIPLGPGIETRFGGFFSAFWTVVTTAVTTGSVNTQLAAMHPLTILAAFMGMLIQATPGGKGVGLMYMIMFIVITVFVVGLMSGRTPEYLGIKITARDVKLVMIAFLVHPLIILIPTVLAFATGAAAQMGLQADSIGFTRVLYEFTSAAANNGSDFLGAAANTPFFNISTAIVIFLGRYAPIGILLALAGSMIGRKRSPEVGLKTDSLVFSIVLVGSILVLVALTFFPFLALGPILQYFQGQVNSLG